A DNA window from Micromonospora sp. NBC_01739 contains the following coding sequences:
- a CDS encoding mechanosensitive ion channel family protein: MRDNFGDAVGDTLRSILLFLPRAVAFAAILVAGWLIAKAVLKLVDRLLERVGFDRAVERGGIRRALANSRYDASDIVARLAYYGVLLLTLYLAFGIWGSNPISDLIAGVIAWLPRAFVAIVIVVVAAAIASAVRDIISGALGGLSYGRLLATIASAFILGLGIIAALNQIGVATAVTTPVLIAVLATVGGILVVGVGGGLVRPMQSRWESWLSRAEQESRTIAEHARAYSATRREAEQRPTAPATPVPTESAAPVYPDPVHPDPVTSAHPDPAAPVHPDPVTPAAGVPTEPAFSAPPASSPTDAAASRGDRAGEVGAYDDPEATQVVSLPGGDSDPTTPLPRQDDPEATQVTTPAPEVPTQRTADDSESTIILPRPDDETRR, encoded by the coding sequence ATGCGAGACAACTTCGGTGACGCGGTGGGGGACACCCTCCGCTCGATACTGCTCTTCCTGCCCCGCGCCGTCGCCTTCGCGGCGATCCTGGTGGCCGGCTGGCTGATCGCCAAGGCGGTCCTGAAACTGGTGGACCGGCTGCTGGAACGGGTCGGCTTCGACCGGGCCGTCGAACGCGGCGGCATCCGCCGGGCCTTGGCCAACTCCCGGTACGACGCCAGCGACATCGTCGCCCGACTGGCCTACTACGGGGTGCTGCTGCTCACTCTCTACCTGGCCTTCGGCATCTGGGGGTCGAACCCGATCTCCGACCTGATCGCCGGGGTCATCGCCTGGCTGCCGCGCGCCTTCGTCGCGATCGTCATCGTGGTCGTCGCCGCCGCGATCGCCAGCGCGGTGCGGGACATCATCTCCGGGGCCCTCGGCGGCCTGTCCTACGGCCGACTGCTGGCCACCATCGCCTCCGCCTTCATCCTCGGTCTGGGCATCATCGCCGCCCTCAACCAGATCGGTGTCGCCACCGCCGTGACCACCCCGGTGCTGATCGCCGTGCTGGCCACCGTCGGCGGGATCCTGGTCGTCGGGGTCGGCGGGGGCCTGGTCCGGCCGATGCAGAGCCGCTGGGAGTCCTGGCTGTCCCGCGCCGAGCAGGAGTCGCGCACCATCGCCGAGCACGCCCGCGCCTACTCCGCCACCCGCCGCGAAGCCGAGCAGCGCCCGACCGCCCCGGCCACCCCGGTCCCCACCGAGTCGGCGGCCCCGGTCTACCCCGACCCGGTCCACCCCGACCCGGTCACCTCCGCCCACCCGGACCCGGCCGCTCCGGTCCACCCCGACCCGGTCACCCCGGCCGCCGGTGTACCGACCGAGCCGGCCTTCAGCGCGCCGCCCGCGTCGTCCCCGACCGATGCGGCTGCTTCGCGTGGTGACCGGGCCGGTGAGGTCGGTGCCTACGACGACCCGGAGGCCACCCAGGTGGTCAGCCTCCCGGGCGGCGACAGTGACCCGACGACCCCGCTGCCCCGGCAGGACGACCCGGAGGCCACCCAGGTCACCACGCCCGCGCCGGAGGTGCCGACCCAGCGCACCGCCGACGACAGCGAGTCGACCATCATCCTGCCCCGGCCGGACGACGAGACCCGCCGCTGA
- a CDS encoding MFS transporter: MIPSTAGGRRLASTLYAYAFLTDLVLLYPVYALLFADTGLSVGQISSLFVIWSVAGILLEVPSGAWADATSRRLMLCLGPLCTAAGFALWATLPSYPAFAFGFVLWGAGAALASGALEALVYDELDHLGLADRYARVIGRARTAGTLGVLASILLAGPVLGQGGYPAVGLASVVACLAAAAVAVGFPEHRHLAAAASTGQQAQAGSADEPGWWQGLRSGLVEARQDPGVRLGVLLVAAVTAIWGALEEYTPLLARDTGVALTTVPLLLLLLTVGQVAGGLLAPVGERLSTRGYAVLLAASASALAGGALLRHPAGFLLLAGAFCGFQLASVLAEARLQARITGTRRATVTSLAGMATEVITIATYIGFGVLATVGGNGTAFALAAVPYLLIAVLILGGGRWRLLGGGRRRPVPGTFPRLPA, from the coding sequence ATGATCCCCAGCACCGCCGGGGGCCGCCGCCTGGCGTCCACCCTCTACGCGTACGCGTTCCTCACCGACCTGGTCCTGCTGTACCCGGTGTACGCCCTGCTGTTCGCCGACACCGGGCTCTCCGTCGGGCAGATCTCCTCGCTGTTCGTCATCTGGTCGGTGGCCGGCATCCTCCTGGAGGTGCCCTCCGGCGCGTGGGCCGACGCCACCTCCCGGCGGTTGATGCTCTGCCTGGGGCCGCTCTGCACCGCCGCCGGGTTCGCCCTGTGGGCGACCCTGCCCTCCTATCCGGCCTTCGCGTTCGGGTTCGTCCTCTGGGGAGCCGGTGCCGCCCTGGCCTCCGGTGCCCTGGAAGCCCTGGTCTACGACGAACTCGACCATCTGGGACTGGCGGACCGCTACGCCCGGGTCATCGGCCGGGCCCGCACGGCCGGCACCCTCGGCGTACTGGCTTCGATCCTGCTGGCCGGGCCGGTACTCGGGCAGGGTGGCTATCCCGCCGTCGGCCTGGCCAGTGTGGTGGCCTGCCTGGCGGCCGCCGCCGTCGCCGTCGGCTTCCCCGAGCACCGGCACCTTGCCGCCGCCGCGTCGACCGGGCAACAGGCACAGGCCGGGTCCGCCGACGAGCCCGGCTGGTGGCAGGGCCTGCGCAGCGGCCTGGTCGAGGCCCGACAGGATCCAGGGGTACGGCTAGGGGTGCTGCTGGTAGCGGCGGTGACCGCGATCTGGGGTGCGCTTGAGGAGTACACCCCGCTGTTGGCCCGGGACACCGGGGTCGCCCTGACCACTGTGCCGTTGCTGCTTCTGCTGCTGACGGTCGGCCAGGTGGCCGGTGGGCTGCTGGCCCCGGTCGGCGAACGGCTGAGCACCCGGGGGTACGCCGTCCTGCTGGCCGCCTCGGCGTCGGCCCTGGCCGGCGGGGCGTTGCTGCGGCATCCGGCCGGCTTTCTGCTGCTGGCCGGGGCGTTCTGCGGATTCCAGCTCGCCTCGGTGCTGGCCGAGGCCCGGTTGCAGGCCCGGATCACCGGCACCCGCCGGGCCACGGTCACCTCGCTGGCCGGAATGGCCACCGAAGTGATCACCATCGCCACGTACATCGGGTTCGGTGTGCTGGCCACCGTGGGCGGCAACGGCACGGCCTTCGCCTTGGCCGCCGTGCCGTACCTGCTGATCGCGGTGCTGATCCTCGGCGGCGGTCGGTGGCGCCTGCTCGGCGGAGGTCGACGGCGCCCGGTGCCCGGCACCTTCCCGCGGCTGCCGGCCTGA